A genomic segment from Bosea sp. OAE506 encodes:
- a CDS encoding SAVED domain-containing protein: MRHVTGMAQSRFDPVNFHGDAAGQASSRGRTIDIELVGSVYADHGANYWTVQQDNLRRVFTRKVKKRIEQKESKKLSVFALAPQPLLIELGHLLGDIVPVTVHQRYREPATWRWQAEQPAITFRVGDYSGPPDAGVALKLALSTTVSDDRVRAVLGDDVAMWSLTAENPHNEIMRRPDDLVEFKRDLRRLLDRIKAVHGEKATINVFPAVANSAAVRDGKIADAEG, translated from the coding sequence ATGCGCCATGTCACGGGCATGGCGCAGTCTCGTTTCGACCCGGTCAATTTTCATGGCGATGCCGCCGGACAGGCATCCTCCAGAGGGCGAACGATCGACATCGAGTTGGTCGGATCTGTCTATGCCGATCATGGAGCGAATTACTGGACCGTCCAGCAGGACAATCTGCGGCGCGTTTTCACGCGCAAGGTGAAAAAGCGGATTGAGCAGAAGGAATCAAAGAAGCTCAGCGTCTTCGCTCTAGCGCCGCAGCCGCTTCTGATCGAGCTTGGACATCTTTTGGGTGATATAGTCCCGGTCACAGTCCATCAGAGATACCGCGAGCCGGCGACGTGGCGTTGGCAAGCTGAGCAGCCCGCCATCACGTTTCGGGTCGGGGATTATTCCGGTCCGCCCGACGCCGGGGTCGCGCTGAAGCTGGCGCTGAGCACAACCGTCTCGGACGATCGGGTACGGGCGGTGCTAGGAGACGATGTCGCAATGTGGTCGTTGACCGCGGAAAATCCGCACAACGAGATCATGCGGCGGCCCGACGACCTGGTCGAGTTCAAGCGCGATCTCCGGCGGCTGCTAGATCGGATCAAGGCCGTCCACGGCGAGAAGGCGACGATCAATGTTTTTCCGGCAGTGGCAAATTCGGCGGCGGTTCGAGACGGGAAGATTGCTGATGCCGAAGGCTGA
- a CDS encoding exonuclease domain-containing protein: MSFVIYDLETSGLEPQWNVPLQAALIHADENLQPLGELSLRCRLPAHIVPSPGALLTTGIRPEQLEQAPLSSSEMLNVIAKALTSWAPATIIGYSSIRFDEEILRHAYLTHLLPPYAMQLNGNRRADLLTMVRAVAMLEPSALTIPLGASAKPSFKLGEICRANGIALSEDEAHDALADTRATLALLRHLRAVAPVTVATMLGLADKAVPNRMLAGGEVLLLGGFSRLTPVVGVTVNPTVGTSWAAVDLTVDPASYLDLPAEEIIRLFSQRGVRPIRTIKTNAQPILVAYEQGCHALQPDQRDLALYSERAARVREHAGFRGNLATALANRFADREASPYPEATLYSGGFISNDDVRACARWHASPWEDRAAISASFGDERLKAFANRLALLEAPQTLSAAGWQKGQAWLRDRLTTQADVPWLTLPKALNEVAIQRQTLPPGDAARHAHLDAIERWLREQSRFFQLAA, from the coding sequence ATGTCCTTCGTGATCTACGACCTTGAGACGAGCGGTCTCGAACCGCAATGGAACGTGCCGTTGCAGGCAGCCCTGATCCATGCCGATGAGAACCTCCAGCCTTTGGGCGAGCTCTCGCTCCGCTGCCGCCTACCGGCTCATATCGTGCCGTCGCCCGGTGCTCTCCTGACGACAGGCATCCGGCCGGAGCAACTCGAACAGGCGCCGCTGTCCTCTTCGGAGATGCTGAACGTCATCGCAAAGGCCCTAACGTCGTGGGCGCCCGCCACCATAATTGGCTACTCCTCTATCCGGTTCGACGAGGAGATCCTCAGACACGCTTATCTCACGCATCTTCTGCCGCCCTATGCGATGCAGTTGAACGGCAATCGGCGCGCCGACCTGCTGACCATGGTCAGGGCCGTGGCGATGCTGGAGCCTTCCGCTCTGACCATACCGCTTGGCGCAAGCGCTAAGCCGAGCTTCAAGCTCGGCGAAATCTGTCGCGCAAACGGCATCGCGCTGTCCGAAGACGAAGCGCATGACGCGCTGGCCGACACCAGGGCGACGCTGGCGCTGTTACGGCACCTGCGCGCGGTCGCGCCAGTGACCGTGGCGACCATGCTTGGATTGGCCGACAAGGCCGTGCCGAACCGGATGCTCGCCGGCGGCGAGGTCCTGCTGCTCGGCGGCTTCTCCCGACTGACGCCGGTCGTCGGCGTGACGGTGAACCCGACCGTCGGGACCTCGTGGGCGGCAGTCGACCTGACGGTCGATCCGGCAAGCTATCTCGACCTGCCCGCCGAGGAGATCATCAGGCTGTTCTCGCAGCGAGGCGTTCGTCCGATCCGGACGATCAAGACCAACGCCCAGCCGATCCTCGTCGCCTATGAGCAGGGCTGCCACGCCTTGCAGCCTGATCAGCGGGATCTCGCGCTCTACAGCGAGCGCGCGGCGCGTGTCCGCGAGCACGCCGGCTTCAGGGGGAACCTCGCGACGGCCCTGGCCAATCGCTTCGCCGATCGTGAGGCATCGCCTTACCCCGAGGCGACGCTCTACAGCGGTGGCTTCATCTCGAACGACGATGTTCGTGCCTGCGCCCGCTGGCATGCCTCGCCGTGGGAGGACCGTGCCGCGATCTCGGCAAGCTTCGGCGACGAGCGGCTCAAAGCCTTCGCCAACCGACTGGCGCTGCTGGAGGCGCCGCAGACGTTGTCGGCTGCGGGCTGGCAGAAGGGCCAGGCCTGGCTGCGCGACCGGCTGACGACGCAAGCCGACGTGCCGTGGCTAACCTTACCGAAAGCGCTCAATGAGGTCGCGATCCAGCGCCAGACACTACCCCCAGGTGACGCCGCCAGACATGCGCATCTCGATGCGATCGAGCGGTGGCTTCGCGAGCAGAGCCGGTTCTTCCAACTTGCGGCCTGA
- a CDS encoding PAS domain-containing protein, which translates to MLQKDDWHLTELLHHEHGRGDPFAAAVRATRMAMVITNPSLPDNPIVFCNEAFQKLTGYGREEILGQNCRFLQGPDSDPATVTRIREAIRAGTSVDVDLLNYRKDGSTFWNALYLSPVRGDDGEVKFFFASQLDVTPRVEEREAIEARKDLVEREVQRRTVLLEEALAAKTLLLHEVDHRVKNNLTMIGSLLRLQSRQFDNPEMTAKLEIMMERIDALATVHRRLYQSDDVTRFDIAGFAESLASDVIASSGRDDIRLEAAVEPIEVPSDFASSLGLILNEILTNAIKHGLDGRGGVIRLSAVKSDGKAYIAVEDDGHGIKLDKAAGGLGRTLITRLSKQADAKVTWVRLDRGTRVTLTMAGTM; encoded by the coding sequence GTGCTACAGAAAGACGACTGGCACCTGACGGAATTGCTGCATCACGAGCACGGCCGGGGCGACCCGTTCGCGGCCGCCGTGCGCGCGACGCGCATGGCGATGGTGATCACGAACCCGTCCCTGCCGGACAACCCGATCGTGTTCTGCAACGAGGCATTCCAGAAGCTGACCGGCTACGGGAGAGAAGAGATCCTCGGCCAGAACTGCCGCTTCCTGCAGGGCCCCGACAGCGATCCCGCGACGGTGACGCGCATCCGCGAGGCCATCCGCGCCGGGACCAGCGTGGACGTCGACCTGCTGAACTACCGCAAGGACGGCTCGACGTTCTGGAACGCGCTCTACCTCAGCCCGGTGCGGGGCGACGACGGCGAGGTGAAGTTCTTCTTCGCGTCGCAGCTCGACGTGACGCCGCGCGTCGAGGAGAGGGAGGCGATCGAGGCGCGCAAGGATCTCGTCGAGCGCGAGGTCCAGCGCCGCACCGTCCTGCTGGAGGAAGCGCTGGCGGCCAAGACGCTGCTCCTCCACGAGGTCGACCACCGGGTCAAGAACAACCTGACGATGATCGGCTCGCTGCTGAGGCTCCAGTCGCGTCAGTTCGACAACCCCGAGATGACCGCCAAGCTGGAGATCATGATGGAGCGCATCGACGCGCTCGCGACCGTCCATCGCCGCCTCTACCAGTCCGACGACGTCACCCGGTTCGACATCGCCGGATTCGCCGAGAGCCTGGCCTCCGATGTGATCGCGTCGAGCGGTCGCGACGACATCCGGCTTGAGGCGGCGGTCGAGCCGATCGAGGTGCCGTCCGACTTCGCCTCCTCGCTCGGGCTCATCCTCAACGAGATCCTCACCAACGCGATCAAGCATGGCCTCGACGGACGGGGAGGCGTGATCCGGCTCTCGGCGGTCAAGAGCGACGGCAAGGCCTATATCGCCGTCGAGGACGACGGCCACGGCATCAAGCTGGACAAGGCCGCCGGCGGGCTCGGGCGCACGCTGATCACGCGCCTATCGAAGCAGGCGGACGCTAAGGTCACGTGGGTGCGGCTCGACCGCGGCACCCGGGTCACCCTCACCATGGCAGGGACGATGTAG
- a CDS encoding DUF6538 domain-containing protein has translation MSRPFTTKQGSYYLNVKVPKALRTRAKGRRVSLPVAGEQHSVMIGEKVVLSLRTKDPETAKTRFRLAVQALGQYFEALEKGPQLLTRTQRTALVGDIYREAVRDLETDDSFLDAIEATTTEFDANVAHHLGSTPADESLDGIPARPADEKTAELLAAIDMYDSRALAAWAVKYETDPTKRAVALEQLYGPLVDGEIARKQVLVDETSRSKTLEVMDQAADAFGEMATRRLTSLDFSDPFGAGLPAWNAPKPVTPGAVAAPRGVLTMEKLFAKWKEEHATSRSPSTFRRYGFSIDALIAFWGERDVRLMTSDDVLAFAKERRKTIPAATFNKNDLVAVSSILGWATSPLAGKLLASNPAYKIRLPEDKKTVTREKRFRDSEIAAILLAARHARFNPKMPRASASRRWAPWICAYTGCRIQETCWVTKDDIYRDGDVWLINFPKTKIDIARRVPLHPALIEEGLLAFHAQAPSGYLFCGDVPQKPGATRTQQEQRASELSEWIREQVTLDPSLSPNHGWRHTFITRAEDAGIAKRKSNAITGHNTAKDASDGYYAPSAAELKKIIDCYPRYDLDVKPHESGAAPGAGVDEED, from the coding sequence ATGTCCCGACCCTTCACTACCAAGCAGGGTTCCTACTACCTCAATGTGAAGGTGCCCAAAGCCCTTCGCACGCGGGCCAAAGGCCGACGCGTCAGCCTCCCCGTGGCGGGTGAGCAGCACAGCGTGATGATCGGTGAAAAGGTCGTCCTGTCGCTGAGGACCAAGGACCCGGAGACGGCAAAAACGCGCTTTCGCCTGGCGGTGCAGGCGCTCGGTCAATACTTCGAGGCCCTGGAGAAAGGGCCCCAGCTGCTGACACGCACCCAGCGGACCGCGCTCGTTGGCGACATCTACCGGGAGGCCGTGCGCGATCTCGAGACCGACGACAGTTTTCTGGATGCCATCGAGGCGACGACCACCGAGTTCGACGCCAATGTCGCCCACCACCTCGGCAGCACGCCCGCCGACGAATCGCTGGATGGCATCCCTGCGCGACCGGCTGACGAAAAGACGGCCGAGCTTCTGGCCGCGATCGATATGTACGATTCCAGAGCCCTCGCCGCCTGGGCTGTGAAATACGAAACCGATCCCACCAAGCGCGCGGTCGCGCTTGAACAGCTTTACGGCCCGCTCGTCGACGGTGAGATCGCCCGCAAGCAGGTCCTCGTCGACGAGACGTCCCGCAGCAAAACGCTCGAGGTCATGGATCAAGCCGCGGACGCTTTCGGGGAGATGGCAACGCGCCGGCTGACCAGCCTGGACTTCAGCGACCCCTTCGGCGCGGGGCTGCCCGCCTGGAACGCGCCGAAGCCTGTGACGCCTGGTGCCGTTGCTGCGCCGCGCGGCGTTCTGACCATGGAGAAGCTGTTCGCCAAATGGAAAGAGGAGCACGCCACCTCGCGCTCGCCCTCGACGTTTCGCCGCTATGGCTTCTCGATCGACGCGTTGATCGCCTTCTGGGGCGAGAGGGACGTCAGGCTGATGACGTCTGACGATGTGTTGGCTTTCGCCAAAGAGCGCCGGAAGACCATCCCAGCGGCGACCTTCAACAAGAACGATCTCGTTGCCGTCTCGTCGATCCTGGGGTGGGCCACGAGCCCTCTGGCCGGGAAGCTCCTGGCGTCAAACCCGGCCTACAAGATCAGGCTCCCCGAAGACAAGAAGACGGTCACCCGCGAGAAACGGTTCCGTGACAGCGAGATCGCTGCCATCCTGCTCGCCGCGCGGCACGCGCGCTTCAACCCCAAGATGCCACGCGCGTCGGCATCGCGGCGCTGGGCTCCCTGGATTTGCGCCTACACGGGCTGCCGTATCCAAGAGACCTGCTGGGTCACGAAGGACGACATCTACCGCGACGGCGATGTCTGGCTGATCAACTTCCCGAAGACCAAGATCGACATCGCCCGGCGTGTCCCGCTTCACCCCGCGCTGATCGAGGAGGGCCTGCTCGCCTTCCACGCCCAGGCCCCCTCAGGTTACCTGTTTTGTGGCGACGTGCCCCAAAAGCCCGGTGCCACCCGCACCCAGCAGGAGCAGCGCGCGAGCGAACTGTCAGAATGGATCCGCGAGCAGGTCACGCTGGATCCGAGCCTCAGCCCGAACCACGGCTGGCGCCATACCTTCATCACGCGAGCCGAGGATGCCGGGATCGCCAAGCGAAAGAGCAATGCGATCACCGGCCACAACACCGCCAAGGATGCCAGCGACGGCTACTATGCGCCGAGCGCCGCGGAACTGAAGAAGATCATCGATTGCTATCCGCGCTACGATCTCGATGTGAAGCCGCACGAGTCGGGCGCCGCGCCCGGGGCTGGCGTCGACGAGGAGGACTGA
- a CDS encoding response regulator — MLIVEDEPILVMDVEMMVEDSGHVVLGYADSLDEVEGLSLADNPDLVFIDMQLAHGDNGLDVSAFVQRRWPDACIVYVTANPRMIPDDFAGGHGVIAKPFSRIGFLAALRYLSEGILRPPPSVSRPRDFVASRALAEGWAAG, encoded by the coding sequence GTGCTCATCGTCGAGGACGAGCCGATCCTGGTCATGGACGTCGAGATGATGGTCGAGGATTCCGGCCACGTCGTGCTCGGCTACGCAGACTCTCTGGACGAGGTCGAGGGGCTTTCGCTCGCCGACAATCCCGACCTGGTGTTCATCGACATGCAGCTTGCCCATGGCGACAATGGCCTGGACGTTTCCGCGTTCGTGCAGCGTCGCTGGCCGGACGCGTGCATCGTCTACGTGACGGCGAACCCTCGCATGATCCCGGACGATTTCGCCGGCGGCCACGGCGTGATCGCCAAGCCGTTCTCGCGCATCGGCTTCCTCGCGGCCCTGCGCTACTTGTCGGAAGGCATCCTCAGGCCGCCGCCGTCCGTATCGCGACCGCGCGATTTCGTCGCCTCGCGCGCCCTGGCGGAAGGCTGGGCTGCCGGTTAA
- a CDS encoding AAA family ATPase, with protein sequence MTDDHPDYAHPPRAQRRRSQRFASPAQIPVHGAELPEPSPASAMAAPREIAIFDRSALLRQLELVYGRRYMFDDEVELGLPQPSLSTEEQLRLDKLRWLADDERGPLRPLLFGSEGMRDRLAQARLACPNVATVIDLIDRAVALSVMTGSALTVPPILLLGPPGVGKTHASKAIASALGTAIQAISCATNSDCQQLIVGHPTSWRGARMGVVNEALQGTDTAQPVLLLDEIDKFESHRDEQPYHVLLNLLEPQNSGAILDEYLRVPFDLSHAIIIATANDAHRLPSFIQDRLLMVEIAPPLGADLLGITRRIVTDAIAQAGGAIAAPCEEVIARLARAHPRQIKRIVRLALGFAAGVGRSHLTVTDVEAAERLAVGTVTRGPIGFLQARG encoded by the coding sequence ATGACCGACGATCATCCCGACTATGCTCATCCTCCTCGCGCCCAGCGCCGGCGCAGCCAGCGCTTCGCCTCCCCCGCCCAAATCCCTGTCCATGGCGCCGAATTGCCAGAGCCTTCGCCGGCCAGCGCGATGGCGGCACCTCGCGAGATCGCGATCTTCGACCGCAGCGCGCTGCTGCGCCAGCTCGAGCTGGTTTATGGCCGACGCTACATGTTCGACGACGAGGTCGAGCTCGGCCTGCCGCAGCCTTCGCTGAGCACCGAGGAGCAACTGCGCCTCGACAAGCTGCGCTGGCTCGCCGATGACGAGCGCGGGCCGCTGCGCCCGCTTCTGTTCGGCTCTGAAGGGATGCGCGACCGGCTGGCGCAGGCGAGGCTGGCCTGCCCGAACGTTGCGACCGTGATCGACCTGATCGACCGGGCGGTTGCGCTCTCCGTCATGACGGGGAGCGCGCTGACGGTCCCGCCGATCCTGTTGCTGGGGCCACCCGGGGTCGGTAAGACCCATGCGAGCAAAGCAATCGCTTCGGCGCTCGGCACGGCGATCCAGGCCATCTCCTGCGCGACCAACAGCGATTGCCAGCAGCTCATCGTCGGACACCCGACGAGCTGGCGCGGGGCGCGCATGGGCGTCGTCAACGAGGCGCTGCAGGGCACCGACACCGCCCAGCCCGTGCTCCTGCTTGACGAGATCGACAAGTTCGAGAGTCATCGCGACGAGCAGCCCTACCACGTGCTGCTGAACCTGCTCGAACCGCAAAACAGCGGCGCAATCCTGGACGAATATCTGCGCGTACCCTTCGACCTATCGCACGCGATCATCATCGCCACCGCCAACGACGCCCATCGCCTGCCATCCTTCATCCAGGACAGGCTTCTGATGGTCGAGATCGCGCCGCCCCTTGGCGCTGACCTGCTCGGCATCACCCGCCGGATCGTCACGGATGCGATCGCGCAGGCAGGCGGCGCGATCGCAGCCCCATGCGAAGAGGTCATCGCCCGCCTCGCGCGCGCCCATCCCCGGCAGATCAAACGGATCGTGCGGTTGGCGCTGGGCTTCGCCGCCGGGGTCGGCCGCAGCCATCTCACCGTGACGGATGTCGAGGCGGCCGAGCGGCTGGCGGTCGGAACAGTCACGCGCGGCCCGATCGGGTTCCTGCAGGCGCGAGGGTGA
- a CDS encoding methyl-accepting chemotaxis protein: MSSIRNKILGLIGIVAAGAAIALAFALVALSGIEGMGQRVSRQNDVALATERLNVAVNQLSEDSRLAYMSRNPNEAKNAAAAIEKGLAQLNERLRLFTAIIPADEKARAAKIGQLVAEFAGIRAETAKLAQEVSGRAADAWGNSEASRRNRTALIDELAGFSRLNEQAGDAIEAESSAYGARMRVLIPLTLLVLLGISVAAAIAFSRRAIVKPLLDLGGVMDRLIAGDTAIDVPHAQRRDEIGAMARSVSVLRETSEKVAILQQQEQAAAAARLARAQSMEAVVSDVGEVVAAAAAGDFSARLQIDQADEQMQKLVAGINEINAVVDSATSEFARTLSAVAAGDLTVRVDAAYRGKFAELKGAINETVDRLSATVKTIQLTSSEVGLAAREINMGADDLSKRTEEQASSLEETAATTEELAASVKASAQASRQAASIANEAMEAAQTGGTIAGQAVDAMARIEGASTKISDIIRVIDDIAFQTNLLALNAAVEAARAGDAGKGFAVVASEVRTLAQRSSEAAKDISALISSSNSEVGEGVKLVRQAGEQLSQILSASKKVAATIADISAASGEQANGIDEMSQAVAHLDEMTQQNAALAEQSAASAGSLSNRIGQLNDLVAAFRTGPEGIGHGGAYRDPSQALQRHAA; the protein is encoded by the coding sequence GTGAGCTCCATTCGCAACAAGATTCTCGGCCTGATCGGCATCGTCGCGGCGGGGGCCGCGATCGCGCTGGCCTTCGCGCTGGTCGCGCTTTCAGGCATCGAAGGCATGGGGCAGCGGGTCTCGCGCCAGAACGATGTCGCGCTCGCGACCGAGCGACTCAACGTTGCGGTCAACCAGCTGAGCGAGGATTCGCGTCTGGCTTACATGTCGCGCAATCCCAACGAGGCGAAGAACGCCGCCGCCGCGATCGAGAAGGGGCTCGCCCAGCTCAACGAGCGTCTGAGGCTCTTCACCGCGATCATCCCCGCCGACGAGAAGGCCCGCGCCGCCAAGATCGGCCAGCTGGTCGCCGAGTTCGCCGGTATCCGCGCCGAGACCGCAAAGCTCGCCCAGGAGGTCTCCGGGCGCGCCGCCGACGCCTGGGGCAACAGCGAGGCCAGCCGCCGCAACCGGACTGCCCTGATCGACGAGCTCGCCGGTTTCAGCCGGCTGAACGAGCAGGCCGGCGATGCCATCGAAGCGGAATCCTCCGCCTATGGCGCCCGCATGCGGGTTCTGATCCCGCTGACGCTGCTGGTGCTGCTCGGCATTTCGGTCGCGGCGGCCATCGCCTTCTCGCGACGTGCCATCGTCAAGCCGCTGCTCGATCTCGGCGGCGTGATGGATCGGCTGATCGCCGGCGACACCGCCATCGACGTGCCCCATGCGCAGCGGCGCGACGAAATCGGCGCCATGGCCCGCTCCGTCTCCGTGCTGCGCGAGACCAGCGAGAAGGTCGCGATCCTGCAGCAGCAGGAGCAGGCTGCGGCTGCGGCGCGCCTGGCCCGTGCCCAGTCGATGGAGGCGGTGGTTTCCGATGTCGGCGAGGTGGTGGCTGCGGCGGCGGCGGGCGATTTCTCGGCGCGTCTGCAGATCGACCAGGCCGACGAGCAGATGCAGAAGCTCGTCGCCGGCATCAACGAGATCAATGCGGTGGTGGATTCCGCCACCAGCGAGTTCGCCCGCACGCTCTCGGCGGTCGCCGCCGGCGATCTGACGGTGCGGGTCGATGCCGCCTATCGCGGCAAGTTCGCCGAGCTGAAGGGCGCCATCAACGAGACGGTGGACCGCCTCTCGGCTACGGTGAAGACGATCCAGCTGACCTCGTCGGAGGTCGGTCTGGCCGCCCGCGAGATCAACATGGGCGCGGATGATCTCTCCAAGCGGACGGAAGAGCAGGCCTCCTCGCTGGAGGAGACCGCCGCGACCACCGAAGAGCTCGCGGCCTCGGTGAAGGCCTCGGCCCAGGCCTCGCGCCAGGCGGCCTCGATCGCGAACGAAGCCATGGAGGCGGCCCAGACCGGCGGCACCATTGCCGGCCAGGCTGTGGACGCCATGGCCCGCATCGAGGGCGCCTCGACCAAGATCTCCGACATCATCCGGGTGATCGACGACATCGCCTTCCAGACCAACCTGCTGGCGCTCAACGCGGCGGTGGAAGCGGCCCGCGCCGGCGATGCCGGCAAGGGGTTTGCGGTCGTGGCCTCCGAGGTTCGCACGCTCGCCCAACGCTCCAGCGAGGCGGCCAAGGACATCTCGGCGCTGATCTCCTCCTCCAACAGCGAGGTCGGCGAGGGCGTGAAGCTCGTCCGTCAGGCGGGCGAGCAGCTCAGCCAGATCCTCTCCGCCTCGAAGAAGGTCGCCGCCACCATCGCCGACATCTCGGCGGCGTCGGGCGAACAGGCCAACGGCATCGACGAGATGAGCCAGGCTGTGGCCCATCTCGACGAGATGACCCAGCAGAACGCGGCACTCGCCGAACAGAGCGCGGCGTCCGCCGGCTCGCTCTCCAACCGCATCGGCCAGCTCAACGACCTCGTCGCGGCCTTCAGGACCGGGCCCGAGGGGATCGGCCATGGCGGCGCCTATCGCGACCCCTCGCAGGCCCTGCAGCGCCACGCGGCCTGA
- a CDS encoding ATP-binding protein: protein MATARFRRLARPGGRLGCRLRTAARRMPADVVARVFEPFFTTKPLSQGTGLGLSLVYGFVRQSGGQIAIDSLEGSGTSITLYPPKHLGPPEIEEIGGDDAEVAHGRGEAVLVVEDEPMIRLLIVDVLDELGYRTIEAGNGPDALKVLFITGYAENASMATGFLKPGMELMTKPFAVEALAIKVERMLGPSKP from the coding sequence ATCGCGACCGCGCGATTTCGTCGCCTCGCGCGCCCTGGCGGAAGGCTGGGCTGCCGGTTAAGGACGGCGGCGCGTCGGATGCCCGCCGACGTGGTGGCGCGGGTGTTCGAACCCTTCTTCACGACCAAGCCTCTCAGCCAGGGAACCGGGCTGGGTCTGTCGCTGGTCTATGGCTTCGTCAGGCAGAGCGGCGGGCAGATCGCGATCGACTCACTCGAGGGGAGCGGGACGTCAATTACGCTATATCCCCCGAAACACCTTGGCCCCCCGGAGATCGAGGAGATCGGCGGCGACGATGCGGAGGTCGCCCACGGACGCGGCGAGGCCGTCTTGGTCGTCGAGGACGAGCCTATGATCCGGCTTCTCATCGTCGATGTCCTGGACGAGCTCGGCTATCGTACGATCGAGGCGGGCAATGGGCCCGACGCCCTTAAGGTCCTCTTCATCACAGGCTACGCCGAGAATGCGTCAATGGCGACGGGGTTCCTGAAGCCCGGCATGGAGCTGATGACCAAGCCATTCGCCGTCGAGGCACTGGCGATCAAGGTCGAGCGGATGTTAGGGCCGTCGAAGCCCTGA